Proteins found in one archaeon genomic segment:
- a CDS encoding GNAT family N-acetyltransferase: MQKEVVARVGDYQIRQCTSDDIEQVIDINSKTLPEHYSDHFYFEILAEFPETFLVAELSGEVVGYIMCRIEYGFSHVRRLGLARKGHIVSVAVREEHRGKGIGGNLVISSEGEMGKKAVTESYLEVRVSNTQAISLYEKLGYKTTGRLEAYYRDGEAALVMAAQVGQ, from the coding sequence TTGCAGAAGGAGGTCGTGGCCAGGGTCGGAGACTACCAGATCAGGCAGTGCACGAGCGACGACATCGAGCAAGTGATAGACATCAACTCCAAGACCCTGCCCGAACACTACTCGGACCACTTCTACTTCGAGATCCTCGCTGAGTTCCCCGAGACCTTCCTGGTCGCAGAACTCTCTGGGGAGGTTGTCGGGTACATCATGTGCAGAATCGAGTACGGCTTCTCTCACGTCAGGAGGCTAGGCCTCGCAAGGAAAGGGCACATCGTCTCCGTGGCTGTCCGCGAAGAGCACCGAGGCAAGGGGATTGGGGGCAACCTTGTCATCTCGTCAGAGGGCGAGATGGGAAAGAAGGCGGTGACCGAGAGCTACCTCGAAGTCCGCGTCTCCAACACGCAGGCCATATCGCTCTATGAGAAGCTCGGGTACAAGACGACGGGGCGCCTCGAGGCCTATTACAGGGACGGGGAGGCAGCCCTCGTAATGGCCGCGCAGGTCGGGCAATGA
- a CDS encoding ATP-dependent DNA ligase: protein MKESGSFLALAEALDRVRSTSSKKQKVAFLSDYLKDLSPEDAQVAARLAVGRTGERGGKDEAQVGYSTLLDVLKDVTGASSIDVSDVYLEHGDLGEVAEKLLSKKKEQTLFSEPLRLSDIDQASKDLRSSKGHGATARRKGVVKSLLLRASPLEAKYLVKALTAEMRTGMVSGLLEEAVSVAYSIPKETIARAHMLLGDVGLLAKAGAQGTADAVEMEPFRPVNFMLAEPVPSADEVAQHFGKEVVAEYKYDGVRAQVHKRGTETRLYSRRLEDITSSFPEVVKALEGVDETFILDGELVPFSDGKPLPFQLLQRRLRRMEGFEEAAQNAPVVLFAFDILYRKRKELTALPLAKRKKELAQVVAGTRVKLAESRLVKTGQEIQSAFRESRDLGYEGLVVKDPESVYTMGKRGSGWVKLKEELDTLDVVVVAAEYGHGKRVGVISDYTFAVRSEGGLKTVGKAYSGLSDEEIDQMTAKLKSITTKDFGYRRTVKPEVVLEVAFDSVQKSSRHDSGYALRFPRIKRIRTDKAPDQVDTLERVAEIFSSQKLKVEP from the coding sequence ATGAAAGAGAGCGGCTCCTTCCTAGCTCTCGCCGAGGCCCTTGACAGGGTGCGGTCAACCTCAAGCAAGAAGCAGAAGGTCGCGTTCCTGTCAGACTACCTCAAGGACCTGTCCCCGGAGGACGCGCAGGTCGCAGCCAGGCTCGCTGTCGGGAGGACGGGTGAGCGCGGCGGGAAGGACGAAGCCCAGGTCGGATACTCTACGCTGCTCGACGTCCTGAAGGACGTCACGGGCGCCTCCTCAATCGATGTGTCTGACGTCTACCTTGAGCACGGTGACCTTGGGGAGGTCGCCGAGAAGCTACTTTCGAAGAAAAAAGAGCAGACCCTGTTCTCTGAGCCCTTGCGGCTCTCTGATATAGACCAGGCGTCGAAAGACCTCAGGTCCTCCAAGGGGCACGGGGCCACTGCTAGAAGGAAGGGGGTCGTGAAGTCTCTCCTGCTCAGGGCGAGCCCCCTCGAAGCGAAGTATCTTGTGAAGGCGCTCACGGCCGAGATGCGGACCGGGATGGTCTCGGGCCTCTTGGAGGAGGCGGTCTCCGTCGCCTACTCGATTCCCAAAGAGACGATTGCCAGGGCGCACATGCTGCTGGGGGACGTGGGCCTCTTGGCCAAGGCAGGGGCCCAGGGGACGGCTGACGCCGTGGAGATGGAGCCCTTCCGGCCGGTCAATTTCATGCTGGCGGAGCCGGTGCCCTCGGCAGACGAGGTCGCCCAGCACTTCGGGAAGGAGGTGGTCGCCGAATACAAGTACGACGGGGTGAGAGCCCAAGTCCACAAGAGAGGAACGGAGACGCGCCTCTACTCCCGCCGCCTCGAAGACATTACTTCGAGCTTCCCAGAAGTCGTGAAGGCGCTCGAAGGAGTGGACGAGACGTTCATCCTTGACGGCGAGCTCGTCCCCTTCTCCGACGGGAAGCCCCTGCCCTTCCAGCTCCTCCAGAGGAGGCTGCGCAGGATGGAGGGCTTCGAAGAGGCGGCACAGAACGCGCCTGTCGTGCTGTTCGCCTTCGACATCCTCTATCGGAAAAGGAAGGAACTGACCGCCCTCCCGCTCGCGAAGAGGAAGAAGGAACTGGCGCAAGTCGTGGCCGGGACTCGGGTGAAGCTGGCCGAGTCGAGGCTGGTCAAGACCGGACAAGAGATACAGAGCGCGTTCCGCGAGAGCCGCGACCTAGGATACGAGGGGCTCGTGGTCAAGGACCCCGAGAGCGTGTACACCATGGGGAAGAGAGGCTCAGGCTGGGTCAAGCTCAAGGAGGAGCTCGACACCCTTGATGTCGTAGTCGTGGCGGCGGAATACGGGCACGGCAAGAGGGTCGGGGTCATCTCTGACTACACATTCGCCGTCCGCAGCGAAGGAGGCCTCAAGACAGTCGGCAAGGCCTACAGCGGGCTCTCTGACGAAGAGATCGACCAGATGACCGCGAAGCTAAAGTCGATCACCACCAAGGACTTCGGCTACAGGAGGACGGTGAAGCCTGAGGTGGTCTTGGAGGTCGCCTTCGACAGCGTCCAGAAGAGCAGCAGGCACGACAGCGGGTACGCTCTCAGGTTCCCCAGGATCAAGAGGATCCGGACTGACAAGGCCCCGGACCAGGTCGACACGCTCGAGAGGGTCGCTGAGATCTTCTCCTCCCAGAAGCTCAAGGTCGAGCCCTGA
- a CDS encoding deoxynucleoside kinase, translating to MTFVVLEGFSGSGKTTLARGLETKGWVRLPESAHAVPASVPVGEGADTYSDLTLFGSTMSYCSAISRLRTGSMIVSEGYLLSDLAYARIRYDLGKSRAYPGMLAMCKSVLSEPAMVPDLYVLLEARPETIGRRQAEKDARERNQNSYFRRSYYDVLTGLHEDLAQTNVERLLTDRDHPITLTALVSLLKRKGLGLS from the coding sequence ATGACTTTCGTAGTCCTGGAGGGATTCTCGGGGAGCGGCAAGACTACCCTGGCGAGGGGCCTGGAGACCAAGGGCTGGGTAAGGCTCCCGGAGTCTGCGCACGCGGTCCCCGCGAGCGTCCCAGTCGGCGAAGGGGCCGACACGTACTCCGACCTGACGCTATTCGGTTCGACGATGTCCTACTGCTCGGCGATCTCTCGCCTGAGGACGGGGTCGATGATCGTCTCAGAGGGCTACCTCCTCTCCGACCTGGCCTACGCCCGCATCCGCTACGACCTTGGCAAGAGCAGGGCCTACCCGGGAATGCTTGCGATGTGCAAGAGCGTTCTCTCCGAGCCGGCGATGGTCCCAGACCTCTACGTCCTCCTCGAGGCCCGTCCGGAGACGATCGGCCGAAGGCAGGCAGAGAAGGACGCCCGCGAGCGCAACCAGAACAGCTACTTCCGCAGAAGCTACTATGATGTGCTCACCGGGCTCCACGAAGACCTGGCCCAGACGAACGTCGAGCGCCTCCTGACGGACAGGGACCACCCGATCACCCTGACTGCCCTTGTGAGCCTGCTGAAGAGAAAGGGACTGGGCCTGAGTTGA
- a CDS encoding D-fructose 1,6-bisphosphatase, producing MKSDRVDWDTTLSLAVGRARAAVSKIHQSQRSRRLGKGASGDTTLVADRAAEDAIIKTLRLPGVRVLSEEAGEVGPRESTWVAVVDPLDGSSNYSQGIPFYCASIAVARGPRLSDVEFGIVTDLQSGRTYYAKRGGGAMRDGRRVRPSKEEKLEDAIVGLDLSRSKGALLSRSTALIPHVRRQVHFGANALEASMVADGTLDAFVDLRRTMRVTDVAAAYLIVREAGGRVTDEDGAELDPPLDLKARFGLVASGNGTLHSELLALVNRTSA from the coding sequence TTGAAGTCAGACCGGGTCGACTGGGACACGACGCTCTCGCTCGCCGTCGGGCGGGCCAGGGCCGCTGTCTCTAAGATACACCAGTCGCAGAGGTCAAGGCGACTCGGAAAAGGGGCCTCCGGCGACACGACCCTCGTCGCGGACCGGGCCGCGGAGGACGCCATCATCAAGACCCTCAGGCTCCCGGGCGTCAGAGTGCTGAGCGAGGAGGCAGGGGAGGTCGGGCCTCGGGAGTCCACTTGGGTCGCGGTCGTAGACCCGCTCGACGGCTCAAGCAACTACTCGCAGGGGATCCCTTTCTACTGTGCTTCGATCGCCGTAGCGAGAGGCCCAAGACTCTCCGACGTCGAGTTCGGAATCGTCACCGACCTTCAGAGCGGCCGGACGTACTACGCGAAACGGGGCGGAGGGGCGATGAGAGACGGAAGGCGGGTCCGGCCATCCAAAGAGGAGAAACTAGAAGACGCGATAGTGGGCTTAGACCTCTCCAGGTCGAAAGGCGCACTCCTCTCGAGGTCAACCGCGCTGATCCCGCATGTCAGGAGGCAGGTGCACTTCGGCGCGAACGCCCTGGAGGCCTCGATGGTGGCAGACGGGACCCTGGACGCTTTCGTCGACCTTAGGAGGACGATGCGGGTCACAGACGTCGCCGCCGCGTACCTGATCGTGAGAGAGGCCGGTGGCAGGGTGACCGATGAAGACGGAGCCGAGCTAGACCCGCCGCTCGACCTGAAGGCCAGGTTCGGGTTGGTCGCATCGGGCAACGGGACACTCCACTCCGAACTCCTCGCTCTGGTCAACCGGACCTCCGCCTGA